One genomic segment of Mustelus asterias chromosome 26, sMusAst1.hap1.1, whole genome shotgun sequence includes these proteins:
- the LOC144479769 gene encoding GTP-binding protein Di-Ras1 codes for MPEQSNDYNVVVFGAGGVGKSSLVLRFVKGTFRETYIPTIEDTYRQVISCDKSVCTLQITDTTGSHQFPAMQRLSISKGHAFILVYSICSRQSLEELKPIYQQILQIKGNIENIPVMLVGNKCDETVKEVDSKVGEAMAKEWKCAFMETSAKMNYNVKELFQELLNLEKRRSMSLNIDGKKSKQQKRTEKLKGKCSIM; via the coding sequence ATGCCTGAACAGAGCAATGATTATAATGTGGTGGTGTTTGGGGCTGGGGGTGTTGGAAAAAGCTCTCTGGTGCTACGTTTTGTCAAGGGGACATTTCGTGAGACTTACATTCCCACTATTGAAGACACCTACAGACAGGTAATCAGCTGTGATAAAAGTGTCTGCACTCTTCAGATCACTGACACCACAGGGTCCCACCAATTCCCAGCCATGCAGCGCCTCTCCATTTCCAAAGGACACGCTTTCATCTTGGTCTACTCAATCTGCAGCCGACAGTCCCTGGAGGAGCTGAAACCCATCTATCAACAGATCCTTCAGATCAAAGGCAATATCGAGAACATCCCAGTCATGTTGGTGGGGAACAAGTGTGACGAAACAGTCAAGGAGGTGGACAGCAAGGTAGGCGAAGCTATGGCTAAGGAATGGAAGTGTGCCTTCATGGAAACCTCAGCCAAGATGAATTATAATGTCAAGGAGCTTTTCCAGGAACTGCTTAATTTGGAAAAGCGCAGATCCATGAGCCTGAATATTGATGGGAAGAAGTCCAAACAGCAGAAGAGAACAGAGAAATTAAAGGGAAAATGCAGCATCATGTAG